One Triplophysa dalaica isolate WHDGS20190420 chromosome 1, ASM1584641v1, whole genome shotgun sequence DNA segment encodes these proteins:
- the LOC130429051 gene encoding myosin light chain kinase, smooth muscle-like, whose product MILTAESKEEIKKHSADPHNRYSVIDDLDLHIKNVSLSDSGIYYCNANPTVNLTVTAPDFSKPTTSSKSSTEATTPAPEISTSVAQTRKTHHTDQPKPTQELHHQRSTEGADVFLICKNEGKVQWTKVRDGYRLMILTGERSEEIKKHNADPHNRYSVTDDLDLHIKNVSLSDSGIYYCNATATVNLTVTAPDFSKPTASSKSSTEATTPPPVISTSVAQTRKTHHTDQPKPTQDELKATTGSIHRHSEDSTPAPDSSTAFTYYCMKEN is encoded by the exons ATGATCCTCACTGCAGAAAGCAaggaggaaataaaaaaacacagtgcaGATCCTCATAACCGTTATAGTGTGATAGATGATTTAGATCTACACATCaagaatgtttctctctctgattCTGGAATTTACTACTGTAATGCAAATCCAACTGTGAATCTGACAGTAACAGCACCAG ATTTTTCAAAGCCAACTACGTCCAGCAAAAGTTCAACAGAAGCCACCACACCAGCACCAG AGATCTCTACCAGTGTAGCTCAAACCAGAAAAACTCACCACACAGATCAACCCAAACCAACACAAG aacTACACCATCAGAGGTCCACTGAGGGAGCTGATGTCTTTCTCATCTGTAAAAATGAAGGGAAAGTGCAGTGGACTAAAGTCAGAGATGGATATAGACTGATGATCCTCACTGGAGAAAGATCGGaggagataaaaaaacacaatgcagATCCTCATAACCGTTATAGTGTTACAGATGATTTAGATCTACACATCaagaatgtttctctctctgattCTGGAATTTACTACTGCAATGCAACAGCAACTGTGAATCTGACAGTAACAGCACCAG ATTTTTCAAAGCCAACTGCGTCCAGCAAAAGTTCAACAGAAGCCACCACACCACCACCAG TGATCTCTACCAGTGTAGCTCAAACCAGAAAAACTCACCACACAGATCAACCCAAACCAACACAAG ATGAACTCAAAGCAACTACAGGGTCCATCCACAGACACTCAGAAGACAGCACACCAGCCCCAGACTCATCTACTGCTTTCACATATTATTGTATGAAGGAAAACTAG